The Pyrus communis chromosome 9, drPyrComm1.1, whole genome shotgun sequence genome has a segment encoding these proteins:
- the LOC137744388 gene encoding uncharacterized protein codes for MATRVKNYTLCSRLKQCPKVHIIAIIVCIPIYVLGILFFHDQYKLTPAEPCLRLDSSTVSKLNSSGSELTATWDMTVVSVNPNRVLAISFDSLQVTISYKTDTGDNGRDVLLTTKPVPPPPSPLNTKTSTAHSFKIETVSAYVGDYVANQISEGRARGSVKFVFGMLGYYRYVNTSRWYLTRRRLEFGVFCCWVEFGFSPGNWTGTLTTMDESRACVDDPITVHFK; via the coding sequence ATGGCTACACGAGTGAAAAATTACACTCTTTGTTCTCGCCTCAAACAGTGCCCAAAAGTTCACATCATAGCTATCATCGTCTGTATCCCTATCTACGTGCTGGGAATCCTGTTTTTCCACGACCAATATAAGTTGACTCCCGCAGAGCCCTGTTTACGGCTCGACTCTTCCACCGTGAGCAAACTCAACTCGAGTGGCTCCGAGTTAACCGCCACGTGGGACATGACGGTCGTCTCGGTGAACCCTAATCGCGTGCTTGCCATCTCCTTCGACAGCCTGCAAGTCACCATCTCGTACAAAACGGACACCGGCGACAACGGCAGAGACGTCTTGCTCACAACGAAGCCGGTGCCTCCTCCTCCTTCGCCTTTAAATACAAAAACCTCGACCGCTCACAGCTTCAAGATCGAAACGGTGTCCGCTTATGTAGGCGATTACGTGGCCAATCAAATCTCCGAAGGGAGAGCCCGTGGATCGGTGAAATTCGTGTTTGGCATGCTAGGTTATTATAGGTACGTCAATACTTCGCGGTGGTATTTGACTAGGCGTAGGTTAGAGTTTGGGGTGTTCTGTTGCTGGGTCGAGTTCGGGTTTTCACCGGGTAATTGGACCGGGACATTGACAACGATGGATGAGTCGAGGGCATGCGTGGATGATCCGATAACAGTCCATTTCAAGTAG